Below is a genomic region from Drosophila kikkawai strain 14028-0561.14 chromosome X, DkikHiC1v2, whole genome shotgun sequence.
CTTTGCGTATACGATTCAAAAGCTCCAAACCCATTGAATAGCTTGACTTGGCGCAACTATTATTGACCCTTGCCACCTGCTGCCCCAAGTCCTGGCAGACCTGCGAGGCACCTTCTATGGCCAGCTGGAGTTCCCTGAGTATGGGCAAGGCTAGCGGATCGGGATTATCTATTAAAAGTGGCCGCAAATTGATCAGTTTCTGGCGCAATCTTAAGATCCCTAAGATTTGCGATTCAATAAGTTCCGGGTGGCAATCTGGTGTCAGGTTGAAGGTTTCGCGTAGGATGTGGAAACTTTTAGACCCAACGATGGCTATACGATTCAGCAGGTGATAATTTTCAGTTAGATCTTCGATCTGGTGCTCTCTGCTGGAAAGCTGaacaaaatccaaaaataatttttctcgGCTGATCGATGATTGAGTTTCTGCTTTTTGATGATGGATTTTCTTCTGTCCCAAGACACttttctgctgctgttccTCAACGGTAaactgttgctgttggtgtaGCTGATCCTCGGCTCCTAGTTTTACCTTCGATTCTGATACGGCGGCTGCCTGTTGTGGCTCGCCTAGTGGGATATGTGGCTGCTCGTTAAGGAAATTCTCTTGAGAGGCAAACTGTTGTTGCAGGTAGGCTAGCTGCTCCTGGTTGTAGGTCTCAAACTGTAGGCCAAGTCCAAGCAAGGGTTGTGTATTGTACTGGGGCTCCTCTGCCTCCGGCTGCTGGTAGTCTACTTCGAGCTGCTGGCTCTCTGCCGGCAGATACAGCTGCTCCTCTTCTGTGGCCGGTTGCAGTTGCTCCTCTACTGTGGCCAGTTGCAGTTGCTCCCCTACTGTTCCCAGTTGCATTTGCTCTTCGGCATCATTGTATTCCGGCACATGGCTGGACGTGTAGGAGTCGTGGTTTAGATTGTAGAGCTGgcgctcctgctgctgctgctgctcctcctggccAGCGCTGGCGGCAAGCGAGTAAGTTGCGCTTAGCACTACAGATTCGTGTGGGCCTGCGTTGGGTTTGGTAGCGTACGCATTATGCCCGAAACCATCGGGAGTCAGCGACATGCGTGTGGGGATGTCCGCTTCCTTGGAACCAGAATTCTCTGCAAGGAATCGAAGAGCGTCTCTTGTGAGAAAAGCCGGCTTCCCGCTTTTCTGTGCCGCGGCTCGGGGAAAATGTCGCCTTCAACACGGGCCGCTGGGCTACGGTACAGACCCGACCGATCACTTACCGTTTTGCTACGTTGCTGGGGGACACTTGGGATATGTGGCCGTTAATGTTTATAAATCGATCTAAAAAGGAAACACGCAGGCAGACACAGAAGGAAACTATGAAATAATTTCTACATCTGAAAAATTCGCGTTTTTTGGCGTGCTGCTTGAAGGTGTGACCGTAGGCGGAGATCTTCAAAAATCTCACAATCTGAGTTTTAGGACATggcagcgttgccagactgtTGTTATGACTACTACtgttgaatattatttttaaaatatatatatattactcattttttactataaaaattaaaaatgaaataaaaaacattttttaggaTTTATGGCAATGGTCTCACAGTGGTACACTCCATTTGACCTATAGCTGTCTCCCTCTAAATTGTGCAACTCGCAGGGGAACACGAATTAGAAGAAACCAGCATCACTTTTTCATTCTACTAATTCAACAAAAATGTTAACAGTTTAGTTCATAAGAAAATAAGtgactaaattaaatttttataaaaataaatataaatatttcctctGTTCACCTTCAGTACTATAAATGGTATTTTTGAGTGGCAGTATGCCGGTCACAATGGTATTTTTGAATGGCAGTACTCTGGTCACACTTTAgcggaaaacatttttattttcaaagatttatctataaaaaattataaaattgttttaattaattttagaacGCAAAACAtagatatttttgttatttattaatatcacTGCACAAGTACAACAACTACCGACAACATTAAGATCAACAACAGACAGACTAGGCTCCCCCAAGATCCTTTACTCCCAGAGCTTAAGCTAACCGAGATCGCGCCGCTTCCTCCTAATCCCTGCCCTGGCAGCAGAAGAAAAGAAAGTTCCAGAGCAGCGAACTGGCTCCGTAAAGGGCGCCGGCAAGGCCAACGGTGGCCTGGAACGAGTAACGTTCCACCACCCAGTGGGCGAGGGCACCCCACAGGAGCACCAGCAAACCATTGGTGAAGTGTACGGGTCGCCGGATGGCCGTCCAGTTGGCCCGCGTCATGCCCATCTGAAAGACAAGCTCCTGTAGAAAGGCGGTGACCACCTGGCCGAAGCCCAGCAAAACGGCAGATACGCTGAGCAGCAGCTTCGAGGTGGAGAAGCTAATGACTGAATAGAGTTTATTAAGTTTTAGGGTCTCAAGAAAAAAGAGAATCTACTCACAGATCAGGGCCAGGCACTTGCAGAGGCTGCCCAACGTGTGCCACTGAAGCTTGCGCTTGTAGAGGCTCGTCCCGAAGCGTGGCGTCATCAGGGAGAAGCACATCCAGGGAAAGGCCAGCAGCGAGAAAAGAAACGGAATCTCGGCATTCTTCAAGGCATGATGACTGACAGCCAAACCCGGGAGCACCGTCAGGCACATCACATAGCTGAAAATGTCCGCCGAGAGCAGCAGTGTGGTGGCATACAGTTGCGGCACTAGCAACGCCTGCTGCAGCGGCATGGCAATCTTGTCCAGCAGATTCCACCACAAATGCGAGGTTACCGCCCGCGACATTCGACGGATGCGTTGCTGGAAGAGATTTCAGGTTCCAAATCAATGGGAATAGCACACAACATAAAGCCATACTCACCAGATTGGCATGGTCGGGCGGCAGCGGGGAGGAGCTGCCGGTTCCCGCTCCCGTGACCGTGGGATTTAGAGGCGTCAGCGGATAGAGGCGTCCATTGGAGAGGGACTTGTGCGACGTTTGCGAAGCAGACATGCCATAGTTGTCGATTGTCGCATTGCTCGATCGCATCATGGACAGCGTCTCGTCCTCCTCGGGTATGATCTCCATGATCTCCACACCATTCGGATTCACGTAGGTCACATAGGCCTCGTCCGTGGCCAGCATATAGTTGCTGTGCGTGTCCACCACGGCGGCGGCCACTGCTGCTCCCGGCGAAGCACCCATTTCGGTGGCCGGATTACGCCATGACAGCGTGTCCAGGCCATCCAGTTGATCTGCCACCAAATTGGCGGCCAAAGCGGCTCTCAACGGCAAAGCAGCGAAACCCGTCTCCGCCTTAATTACCGAGATGCGTTTGGTGGTAAAGGCATCCTCCCGATGCTTGGTGATGATCAGGCTTAGCGGTATGAGATTCACCAGGAGGGCGGACATCAGGACTATCGACTGGGCGGTGCCATACAGTGTCCGAAGGCTGGTGAAGACGAACGAGAGGAACAGCTGGCAAAAAGCCTCGCCGCACAGGTGGATTGTCTTGCGCACATACTTGTCCTCCCGCGGACGCACTGCCTCCAAAATGACGTGCGTCTTCCACAGGTACAGGCTAGAGCCAATGCCTGTGAaggtaatattttttaagaaattaatcaattttgatttgaatttaattgaaattttgtttaaataaagaaCCTGCTTAAGGCAACTTTTACTGTTTAAAAAATGCCTAAATttcctgtttttgtttgtcaCAGATAAGGTTAGCTCTGGGCCTCCATAAATGtgaaataaaccaaatcaaaCTGATAATAAGCCTGAAATATCGACCCGTGCACACGTGTTGTGTGCGTATACGTGatatattgcgtatacgcagcgttTTTCATTGGCAATTTTACCTGCAAAGCAGCCGTAAAAGACAATGGCCACCAcctgggtggtggtggtcacCACTATCCAGGCGGAGGAGAACAATATCCCAGCCACCATTAGCGAGACGCAGGCAATGAGGGTGGCCAAAAGGAAGACCCGCCGATACTGTGTGGTCTCCCGAGATCTGCCGCTATATTCCGTATCCAAATGCTCCATAATGGAGCGGCACAGCTCCCCGGTGGCCTGGTAGACAATGGCGGGCCAGATTCTAAGCACCAGATCCTTGTCGGATTCCACCACATTGCCGTACAGGTAGGCGGGTGTGGCCAGAAAGGCCTGCGGAGgggaaagcaaataaataaaatattgaaaaatatgctAAACTTTAGAGAGTGAAAATCTCTAGGTTGGCGTTACGAAAGAGAAGCTGCTATTTACGTGTATGGCAAAGCCGCAGAGCATGTACTTCTGTTGGATGTGCTTCTTGACCACTCGGCGTCTCTGGATGCCCGCGGTGGCCCTGGCTGTGGGCCGACGAACAGCACCGCCGGCTGCCACGCCCATGCCCACGCCAACGCCCACTCCGCCGATCGATGTGGTGGCCATGGCtctccgctctctctctctcttctagCTGCTCTGGCACAGTTTCCGTTGACTGAAAACAATCCTGTCCTGGCAAAGGCTCAACTGGACTGCTGACTGCTCCCTGTGGAACTTGTGTGTACACTTTGTCTAGCCGCTGGCATTCATCATTCCAGCCACAAGCCAAGCAAAGCCCGcaaaccaaaaccgaaacccaaatccaaacccaaaaaaaaaaaaaaaagaaaacaccgAAACGTTTAGATATAATGGCGAACAAAAAAGACTGGCTGACAACGGATCCGGAGAGCCCCGGAGAGGGAGACTGATAACCATCGGGGAGCTTATCATGCCGCCAGATAGATATATCTGTGTCCACACAACACAGAGGCGCAAGTGTATCTGCGCAGCTGCGTATCTAAGTATCTGAGCCAGCGAGTATCTATCTGGCCAAGTATCCGTGAGATTAACGTCAGATATGTAAAGCGTTTGCGTTCTGCGTTTGCAATTCTGTCAGCGGAGCAGCGGATTATGTTTATGGCTGGAGGATACGCCGGAGATGAGCACGCTAAAAGAGAGGGAGACAGGGATTCTTTTTTGAAACCGGAACACTGcagtttaattgtttatagTTTGTTTATTATAGAGTGCCTTTAATAGCTCAAGGTAAGCTTAATTATATGTTTTTTGGTGATATTTTGAAGCTAAATTCCATTTAAGATATCAACTTTTCTAACTCTTAGttaatttatgtataattTGGGTGTTTTTTAAGCGCTAAAGCATTGGTTGTGAGATAAACTTATCATACTTTTGGGCGCCTTGCTTTAAAGATATAGCTTAAAGCTAGAAAATTGATAAATAAGTAgcacttgaagaaaaaaaaaagagttttaaaatgtgaaaagtgTTTGAAAAGTCTAGGAAACTATATagttgataaataattaactaatttataccttaaatatatattaatacaagGAATAGTGAATTTAATAGAGCTCTCCGTTCAagagagctgtccttataatGACCTTCTATATTTCCCTGGAATCCGGGacataaaaactttaatctttataaataattttaatagttttctgagactttataaataattttaataattttcagtctttataaataattgtaataattttccaagatcttataaataattctaatAATTTACTATATCTTGATTATCCACTTGCAGTTCAATTATACtccaaattttcaaaaatctgCCAATCCTCGAGACCCGTTGAGGCTGCAGCAAAGCTGCAAAGATTCCATTTTCGGAATGTCAACCGGCGATCAGTCCCCAGATGCGTCACGTTTTTTGTTGTGGTGCCGCTGCTCTGGAAAGATCCGCGAAAGATAAACAGATGGACAAACAGATATGTACATAGGTAGGTACGTGCATAGGTGGATCATATATAGTATAGTGCAGCCGGCGTCCTGACCTCCCCCTTTCGGTATTATCTGGCGCGATGCGAGTTATCTTTACACACTTCCGTTTCAGATCCGCGGGGGCAGCTTCTGGGGCTTTATGGGTTTACAACTGTATTTTGCAACCCGAAAGAGGCGACGGATACGTCAGAGCGGAGCAGAAAAACACCCGCCAACGGCCTGGCTATCTATCAGGCGAAGGTGCTAAGCCGTCAGATAAGGCGGTCCCAGCATCCCGTCCAGATTTGGCTATATAATCGTCGGCGGCCCTGCCGGCAGCTCATACAACGATCGACCGACGTAGCCACTGGCAACGATGACGATGCAAACGACAACCAACACCACCTTTACCGTACGCAAGATGACCGGCCGCCGGATCTCCAAGCTGTCCACCATCCTGCTCTTCTGCGCCGCTTTGGTGAGTATCTTCGGATGAGTAAAGATCCCTGGTTGAAGGATCAGATATCTGACACCTGACCGTTGCTAACTTGCAGCTGCTGACCAAGTCCTGCGGCATTGTGGCCCTCAGCGGCGACGGCGAGTCCGCCAGCTCGGGCCAGGGCTTGGCCCAGGCAGAGCCCTGGAGCGataccaccaccatcaccacgCTGCAGCCAGGCGAAGAGGGCAGCGGCGACTGGGATACCACAACCTTAACCAATGAGGAGACAACCGAAGCTTCGGCGAATGAGGAGACCCCGATTACCACGCTATCGCCCGAGGAGACGACTCAGCCGGAAGAGGAGACCACCAAGGCAGACATTGATGATGAGACAAGCACCGCGGCCGCAGGAGGTTCTGGCAACGGTGAGACCACCACACCGGCCGAGCAGGAGAGCTCTTCTAGCGGCTCTGGCGATGGAGAGACCACCACTGATGCTCCCGAgaactcctcctccacctcagCACCCGAACAGTCCTCCTCCTCGGTGGCCCCAGAGAGTTCAGCCGCTCCCGAAGATACAACCACTGTGGAGCCAGAGACTACCAGCTCCACCGCTGCTCCGGACACCACCATTGCACCCACGCCGCCTACCTTCAACTGCCAGACGGCTGGACTCTTCCCCGACATCAACGGCAACTGCCAGCGCTATCACAACTGCCTGCTGAATCCTGTGCTGCACCAGCTCCAGGATGTGGAGGTGACCTGCCCCGATCTGACCGTTTTCTCGGCGAGCCTCAAGCGTTGCGTACGCGATGTGGCCGAGTGCCCGGATGACACCTTCCAGTGTCCCGGAGTGGGACGATTTGCCGGACACGATGATACCTACTACTATAGCTGCGTGGCCAGCTTGCAGGGTGGCTTCCACAAGTTCGTGGTGCGCTGCTCCAGTGGCCAGCGATTTGAGGCCACCATCGGTGGCTGCTGGCGTTACGACTGGACCCAGATTGTGCCCGGACAGGAGGCCAGCGAGGTCAGCGATTTGGCGGCCATCAAGCGGGAGCTGAAACAGTACAAGGCCGAGGAGAAGCTGCGCCTGAAGGCACAGAAGCAGCAGGAGAAGCTGGCCAGGAAGCAGcagaagctggaggagaaggCCGCCAAAAAGGCGGCCAAGGAGCAGGCCAAGCAGCAGGCCAAGGCCGACAAGGACAAGGCCAAGGGCGAGTCCATCGAGAGTGCCGAGTCTGCGGAGTAGGCTCCACCCAATGAGCCACCACTTCTATGTTGGTCCCTTGCCCTAGTCTAGAGAAATTATCTTTTCCCAGCtactttttttcttgttatatttttatcctctcattttttttttattttttgcttcctgGTATGAATAAAGAtctaaaaagtatatatatacattttttttaattgtatttcttAGCTGGAAACTAGAAAAAGGCGAAAGGCTACCATAAATAGCTTAGGAGATAACAGTTTTTCCCCAGATAAACCCTGAATACGCATATAGAAGGTCGACAACTGGAATTTCTGAGAGGTTTAGCGGAAGATTAGGCAGCTTGAACAGGTGTGAAGGCTTCTGAATGCAAATAAACCTCTTGATTCTAGaatatatttcttgatttccaggtatttaaattgatataattcattttagtgtggaaaaatttaatttaaagtattatcccaaatgtatgtttttaaaaagtagTTTCAGGATTATCCACAAGTCACGTTTAAGTGCATTATACTTTTTAATCTcacttataatttaaataaatatttttacgcAAATCGTCTAGTTCtcttatctgggatatattgTGTTAACAACACACTATCTTAATGACACAAAGcaaataatcaataaaagaacattttaattatatactattttatttaaattcatattaGTTTTcccagaaaagaaaaaaaaagaattaaaactGAGCATtaagcagttttgttaagcttaggaaaactaaaaaaatataagcataaataaatatataatataaatacaaattattgcagctctttttttaaaaaataaagccaaaatACAACcaataaactatttaaaaccatatttactttgtgttttattatttttaggctatatctatattttttatacccttgtatggtattataatttaagtcagAAGCTTCAAAAACAGTGAAgaaatcatttccgaccccataaaccatatatattcttgatcagcatcaacaggcaaAACTTTCTAGAGATGTctggaagaaaaaaattttttggccatttttgcgaaatttgataaggggttacatcattaaaactttcaaaatttgataaaaaatttaatttttaaaatttttaaataaagtatgcagatttattatctgtagaaaatcttgcactgaacagttttccgatttaaaattaatgctctttggccgagttatgatatttttaaattttaaaaaaatcagatttaataatacaaaataatatttttctaagtgaaggaatcatttccgaccccataaaccatatatattcttgatcagtattgAAAGGAgaatcgtttaagccatgtttgagggaaatcaaattttgagccatttttgcgaaatgtgataaggggttacatcattaaaatttgcaatttttgacctaaaatttttttttcaactaagtatgcagatttgtaaacctcataaaaactagcacagaacagttgtccgatttaaaattaatgcattttttgccgggttatgatattttttaatataaaaaatcagattttataatacaaaataatatttttttaagtgaaggagtcatttccgaccctataaaccctatatattcttgatcagcatcaacaggcgaatcgtttaagccaactccggagaaaaaaaaaatttgtgtgattttttcgaaattcgataaggggttacatcattaaaattctcaaaatttgataaaattttcaatttctaactaagtatgcagatttgttaaccttataaaaactaacataacgccgctttccgaatgcaaattaaggcatttttgacagagttatcccttttttagtttttaatttgctaattttctCTTTTCAATTACAGACTTTCCCCCGTCATTGCCATCGTCATCGCTCCTAGTCATCAGTATCAGTAGACCTGATACCCACCCCGGCCAAGAACCAAGAGAAAGGACCAACGACACACGCAAAAGGATTGTTGACAAGGGATGGGAATGGAGGAAGAGGGATCAGGAATCAGGGATATGGAGAGAGCACCGCCAGTCAGGTCTGCCGGCTACTTTTAAACCAACAGCAACGAATACAACAAGcaacatttaaaatactttattttataccaTGTTAAtgaacttaaataaaaacaatgaaatacattattttatattattttgttttattttatttttcctatataaGAACAATGAAATGAGCATCGCTTAGTCGCATTTATCGTTATCAATTGGCAGCGCCAGCTTTTCCTAATTGCCATCcaacaaattttgttttgtgttgtcGCTCCCCAAAAAACCCCCCaggccccccccccccccatttcCATGTGCAAAACGGCAGCCACAAACTTAAGCTGcttaaaatgtacaattgcAACATGGGTCATAAATATGATGGCCGAAGGGACAAGCTGAAACCAGCAAAACTATGGTAAGTATGCCTTTTTCTcccaatatttttaatatagctAGGTGAGCGTGGCTCAAGCTGCGCTCCCCTTTCCCCAggattttcccgcttttccacACATGCACTCTGCCAGCGGCAATTGCTTGAGGAGGCGCTAACAATGGGTGCAGGTTGCCCTTGCGGAAACAGTGGGGCCAAAtggatatttataaaaataaaatgaaaataaataaaaaataaaataaaacatatttagaGTGTTTTTTTATGGTCTAAAAAGTTGTTGTGGTAAGTATTTTAGTTGTTGGTAAGTACCTAGATTTTTGTAGATATtttctagatatttttttattttttagattttttgttcgattttttagattttttagattttttttagattttttagattttttttgattttttaaacatatttttgaaaattaacgGCCAAACTCGAATTTAAATGTAACGtccagtttcagtgtgcccaggtgcatttagcaacattttagacagaaattaacaatatggtcacatctggtttgagtctgtgcttattcttgatcagtattgAAAGGAgaatcgtttaagccatgtttgagggaaatcaaattttgagccatttttgcgaaatgtgataaggggttacatcattaaaatttgcaatttttgacctaaaatttttttttcaactaagtatgcagatttgtaaacctcataaaaactagcacagaacagttgtccgatttaaaattaatgcattttttgccgggttatgatattttttaatataaaaaatcagattttataatacaaaataatatttttttaagtgaaggagtcatttccgaccctataaaccctatatattcttgatcagcatcaacaggcgaatcgtttaagccaactccggagaaaaaaaaaatttgtgtgattttttcgaaattcgataaggggttacatcattaaaattctcaaaatttgataaaattttcaatttctaactaagtatgcagatttgttaaccttataaaaactaacataacgccgctttccgaatgcaaattaaggcatttttgacagagttatcccttttttagtttttaatttgctaattttctCTTTTCAATTACAGACTTTCCCCCGTCATTGCCATCGTCATCGCTCCTAGTCATCAGTATCAGTAGACCTGATACCCACCCCGGCCAAGAACCAAGAGAAAGGACCAACGACACACGCAAAAGGATTGTTGACAAGGGATGGGAATGGAGGAAGAGGGATCAGGAATCAGGGATATGGAGAGAGCACCGCCAGTCAGGTCTGCCGGCTACTTTTAAACCAACAGCAACGAATACAACAAGcaacatttaaaatactttattttataccaTGTTAAtgaacttaaataaaaacaatgaaa
It encodes:
- the LOC108085218 gene encoding uncharacterized protein, producing the protein MATTSIGGVGVGVGMGVAAGGAVRRPTARATAGIQRRRVVKKHIQQKYMLCGFAIHAFLATPAYLYGNVVESDKDLVLRIWPAIVYQATGELCRSIMEHLDTEYSGRSRETTQYRRVFLLATLIACVSLMVAGILFSSAWIVVTTTTQVVAIVFYGCFAGIGSSLYLWKTHVILEAVRPREDKYVRKTIHLCGEAFCQLFLSFVFTSLRTLYGTAQSIVLMSALLVNLIPLSLIITKHREDAFTTKRISVIKAETGFAALPLRAALAANLVADQLDGLDTLSWRNPATEMGASPGAAVAAAVVDTHSNYMLATDEAYVTYVNPNGVEIMEIIPEEDETLSMMRSSNATIDNYGMSASQTSHKSLSNGRLYPLTPLNPTVTGAGTGSSSPLPPDHANLQRIRRMSRAVTSHLWWNLLDKIAMPLQQALLVPQLYATTLLLSADIFSYVMCLTVLPGLAVSHHALKNAEIPFLFSLLAFPWMCFSLMTPRFGTSLYKRKLQWHTLGSLCKCLALIFISFSTSKLLLSVSAVLLGFGQVVTAFLQELVFQMGMTRANWTAIRRPVHFTNGLLVLLWGALAHWVVERYSFQATVGLAGALYGASSLLWNFLFFCCQGRD
- the Mur18B gene encoding ras guanine nucleotide exchange factor glfB — its product is MTMQTTTNTTFTVRKMTGRRISKLSTILLFCAALLLTKSCGIVALSGDGESASSGQGLAQAEPWSDTTTITTLQPGEEGSGDWDTTTLTNEETTEASANEETPITTLSPEETTQPEEETTKADIDDETSTAAAGGSGNGETTTPAEQESSSSGSGDGETTTDAPENSSSTSAPEQSSSSVAPESSAAPEDTTTVEPETTSSTAAPDTTIAPTPPTFNCQTAGLFPDINGNCQRYHNCLLNPVLHQLQDVEVTCPDLTVFSASLKRCVRDVAECPDDTFQCPGVGRFAGHDDTYYYSCVASLQGGFHKFVVRCSSGQRFEATIGGCWRYDWTQIVPGQEASEVSDLAAIKRELKQYKAEEKLRLKAQKQQEKLARKQQKLEEKAAKKAAKEQAKQQAKADKDKAKGESIESAESAE